A genomic window from Candidatus Methylacidiphilum fumarolicum includes:
- a CDS encoding YrhA family protein, whose amino-acid sequence MKYLEYLEMVNKEETDAGFEPFRGRPEEKILAYRDQVKEKYGIEIPEDYLDFLKVADGFAHNGVVFFSTDHERDEFQVIPGLISENLAIGTFEQNKDYLILGYSNLFWYAYHFPTNKYLALDEEDLQEVVEFKDFDDMMTSVLKYEALEMTDEEDEEGEEDESEESLYTEEILIEEWEEEEEEIDEKAEADKEKLKEEDSSKEQEKQNKQEKKNGNGKQHG is encoded by the coding sequence ATGAAATACCTCGAATATTTAGAAATGGTCAACAAAGAAGAAACCGATGCAGGCTTTGAGCCCTTTAGAGGGAGACCAGAAGAAAAAATTTTGGCTTATAGAGATCAGGTTAAGGAAAAATATGGTATAGAAATTCCAGAAGATTATCTTGATTTTTTAAAAGTTGCAGACGGTTTTGCCCATAATGGGGTTGTCTTTTTTTCCACAGACCATGAAAGAGATGAATTTCAAGTGATTCCAGGATTAATATCTGAAAATCTAGCTATTGGTACCTTCGAGCAAAACAAGGATTATCTCATATTAGGCTATTCCAATCTTTTCTGGTATGCCTATCATTTCCCTACGAACAAATATCTGGCTTTGGATGAGGAGGATCTTCAGGAAGTAGTCGAATTTAAGGATTTCGATGATATGATGACAAGCGTTTTAAAATATGAAGCTTTAGAAATGACTGACGAAGAAGACGAAGAAGGCGAAGAAGACGAATCCGAAGAAAGTCTGTACACTGAAGAAATTCTCATTGAAGAGTGGGAAGAAGAGGAAGAAGAAATAGATGAGAAAGCAGAAGCAGACAAAGAAAAATTAAAAGAAGAAGATTCCTCAAAAGAACAAGAAAAGCAAAACAAACAAGAAAAGAAAAATGGCAATGGGAAACAGCATGGTTAA
- a CDS encoding glutamate-5-semialdehyde dehydrogenase, producing MKELSEQIQGLCRRAKEASRLLSELSTEKINQALIAIGEELQTRKTVILSANDRDIDSAKIMGLSEAIIDRLFLGEKRFTALLKSLEDIVLLPCPIGETIEQWKRPNGILIKKVRVPIGVIGIIYESRPNVTVDSAALCLKSGNVAILRGGTEAFNTNKELVTAIREGLRKTNIAEDAVILIPTTDRQSIPILCAQRDFIDLLIPRGGKGLIETVMNNAKVPVIKHYQGICHVYIHSEASFEKALDIVLNAKCQRPAVCNAMETLLVDEKIASDFLPLIVSELQNRGVEIRGDEKCLHIMGDRISTATEEDWSTEYLDLILSIKIVSNLDEAINHIHQYGSNHSDAIVTEDPAAAEAFLHKIDSAAVYWNASTRFTDGFEFGFGAEIGISTDKIHARGPMGLKELTSYKYLIYGNGQVRN from the coding sequence ATGAAAGAACTGTCAGAACAAATTCAGGGTCTTTGCCGTAGGGCGAAAGAGGCAAGTCGCTTATTGTCTGAGCTTTCTACAGAAAAAATTAATCAAGCTTTGATTGCTATTGGAGAGGAACTTCAGACAAGAAAGACAGTCATTCTTTCTGCTAACGATAGGGATATTGATAGCGCAAAAATTATGGGTCTTTCCGAGGCGATCATAGATAGACTTTTTCTTGGGGAAAAAAGGTTTACAGCCCTTCTAAAATCCTTGGAAGACATAGTCTTGCTTCCTTGCCCAATTGGAGAAACTATCGAGCAATGGAAAAGACCTAATGGAATATTGATTAAAAAAGTGAGAGTTCCAATTGGAGTCATTGGAATCATTTATGAATCAAGACCTAATGTCACTGTTGATTCTGCAGCCTTATGTTTGAAATCAGGCAATGTAGCTATTCTTAGAGGAGGTACGGAAGCTTTTAACACAAATAAGGAGCTTGTTACTGCTATACGCGAAGGACTTAGGAAAACGAATATTGCAGAAGACGCTGTCATTCTTATTCCCACAACCGATCGGCAGTCTATCCCCATTCTCTGCGCACAAAGAGATTTCATCGATCTGCTAATACCAAGAGGAGGAAAAGGATTGATTGAAACGGTAATGAACAATGCAAAAGTACCGGTCATTAAGCATTATCAGGGGATTTGTCATGTTTATATCCACAGCGAAGCTTCCTTTGAAAAAGCCTTGGACATTGTCTTGAACGCTAAATGTCAAAGGCCGGCTGTCTGTAATGCTATGGAAACGCTTTTGGTGGATGAAAAAATTGCTTCGGATTTTCTTCCCTTGATTGTCAGTGAACTGCAAAATAGGGGAGTGGAAATTCGTGGTGATGAAAAATGTCTTCACATAATGGGAGATCGAATAAGTACCGCTACGGAAGAGGATTGGTCCACAGAGTATCTAGATCTTATTTTATCAATAAAGATTGTTAGCAATCTTGACGAAGCCATCAATCACATCCATCAATATGGGTCTAATCATTCCGATGCGATTGTAACGGAAGACCCTGCTGCAGCAGAGGCTTTTTTACACAAAATCGATTCCGCTGCCGTTTACTGGAATGCTTCCACACGTTTTACCGATGGATTTGAATTTGGATTTGGAGCCGAAATAGGTATCAGTACGGACAAAATCCACGCTCGTGGTCCCATGGGGCTGAAAGAGCTTACTTCTTATAAGTATCTTATTTATGGAAATGGTCAGGTTCGAAACTGA